The nucleotide sequence CCCTTGGTATGTGGTCGATAAAGATGTTGAGCGCAATGTGTTAATCATAGGCCAAGGCCATGAACATCCGCGTCTGATGTCTGTTGGTATGGAAGTCAACCAACTGCATTGGGTCGATAGCAAAGGTCCTAGCGATGGTGCCCGTATCAGCGTTAAGACCCGTTATCGCCAGCAAGATGTAGCTTGCCAAGTACAGATATTGGATGAAGGCCGCATTATCGTTCGTTTCGACCTCCCAGTGAGTGCCGTTACCCCAGGACAATCTGCTGTGTTTTATGATGGCGAAGTTTGTCTTGGTGGCGGCATTATTGACGCGTTAATTAAAGAATAAATCACAGTGAGTGACGCCATCATGGAACGTATTCAGGCCTTTGCGGGCCTGCTTCAAGCGGTCGCAGAAGTTCAACACTTATCTCGCCACGGTGAATCCGATAAAGAGATGTTGGCCGCCAGCCTCAACAGCATTTTGGTCACCAACCCAGAGTCGGTGGCCGATGTCTATCCCGATAAATTTTCACAGCGCCGTGGCATGCAGCTCATTCAGAGCCAATTAGGTGAGCAAGGCAATAAAGATGTCGAGCTTACACGCTATTTAATCGGCATTTTGGCATTAGAGCGAAAATTAAGCCGCAATCCAAAAGCCTTAGGCATGTTGGCCGAGCGGATTAATCAAGTCGGAAGACAACTTCACCATTTTGCTATTACTGATGAGCAGGTTATTGCCAATTTAGCCTCGATTTACAGTGATATCATCAGCGAATTAGGGCCTAAAATACAAATAACAGGTAACCCTAACTGTCTGCAGCGTCCCTTGGTGCAACAGAAAATTCGTGCCCTACTCTTGTCAGCTATGCGTAGCGCTGTGTTATGGCGACAACTCGGTGGCAAACGTCGCCATCTAGTCTTTGCCCGCAAAGCGATGGTTAATGCGGCAACCCAATCTCTTTCCCTTTAATGTTTATTTAGGTTCACCAAGGAGCTTTTCATGGAACTATCCGCACTAACTGCTATCTCCCCTGTAGACGGTCGTTATGGTAGTAAAACCGCCTCACTTAGAGGGATTTTCAGCGAGTTCGGTTTGACTAAATACCGTGTTCAAGTTGAAATCAACTGGTTAAAGCTGTTATCAAGCTGCCCAGAAATCACCGAAGTTCCGCCGTTCAGTGAAACCGCGTTATCCCTGTTAGATGCGATTAAAGATAACTTTAATGAAGCTGATGCGCTGCGCGTTAAAGCCATTGAAGCCACGACTAATCATGACGTTAAAGCGGTTGAATATTTCATTAAAGAAAAAATCGCAGGCAACGCTGAATTAGTCGCCATTGATGAATTCGTTCACTTTGCTTGTACCTCTGAAGACATTAACAACTTATCTCACGGCTTAATGTTAACTGAAGCCCGCGAGCAAATTGTTCTGCCTTATTGCCAACAATTAGTTGACGGTATCAAGAAGTTAGCCAAAGACTACCGTGACGTGCCATTAATGTCGCGCACCCATGGCCAGCCAGCGACCCCATCGACATTGGGCAAAGAAATGGCTAACGTGGCAGTGCGGTTAGAGCGTCAAGTGAAGCAAATCAAAGCCGTTGAAATCATGGGTAAAATTAATGGTGCCGTCGGTAACTACAACGCCCACATTTCAGCATACCCTGAAGTTAACTGGCATGAACTGTCAGAGCGCTTTGTCACCAGCTTAGGCTTGCATTGGAATGCTTATACCACTCAAATTGAGCCGCATGATTACATTGCTGAGTTGTTTGATGCTATCGCGCGCTTTAACACCATCTTAATCGACTTTGATCGCGATATTTGGGGTTACATTGCTCTGGGTCACTTCAAGCAAAAAACCATTGCTGGTGAAATTGGCTCATCAACCATGCCGCATAAAGTTAACCCAATCGACTTTGAAAACTCTGAAGGTAACTTAGGTATCGCCAATGCCATTATGCAGCATTTAGCCGCTAAGTTACCGCTGTCACGCTGGCAGCGCGATTTAACTGACTCAACTGTCTTACGTAATTTAGGCGTAGGTATTGCCCATGCGTTAATTGCTTATCAATCAACGCTAAAAGGCATGAGCAAGCTTGAAGTCAATGAAGCGAACCTGCGTAACGAGTTAGACCATAACTGGGAAGTACTGGCTGAACCAGTACAAACAGTAATGCGTCGTTATGGCATTGAGAAGCCATATGAAAAACTGAAAGAGTTGACTCGTGGTAAGCGCATTGATGCTGAGCAACTGGCTCAATTTATCGATGGCTTAAATCTGCCTGACGCAGTTAAAGTTGAATTAAAAGCTATGACACCTGCAAACTATATTGGCCGTGCAGCACAATTTGTTGACGAGCTATAATAGAGTGTCCTAACCCATTGGCGGCAACCTTAGGGTTGCCGTTTATGTTTTTCAGTGCCAGTTCTTGGCCTCTTGTATTGGTAAATCCATCTATGTATCAACTCCATCTCGATAAAGCTGACTTCCTGAGTCAATACTGGCAACAACAACCTACGGTCATTCGCCAAGGGTTTACTAATTTTGTTGATCCCATCGAGGCCGATGAACTGGCTGGTTTAGCGATGGAAGAAGAAATTAGCTCACGACTTGTGTTTACCGAAGGTGACAATTGGCGCATACAGCAAGGTCCTATCACTGACTTTAGCCAGTTAGGCGAGCAAAATTGGCAGTTATTGGTGCAGGCTGTTAATCATTTTGCAGAGCAAACTCACCCGTTTTGCGACAGTTTCCGTTTCCTGCCTGATTGGCGCTTTGACGATCTGATGGTGTCATTTGCTATGCCAGGCGGCGGGGTTGGTCCACATATTGATAATTATGATGTATTCATCATTCAAGGCAGTGGCAGCCGTCGTTGGACCGTAGGTCCTTTAGGTCAATATCAACAACGCAACAATGATGCCAACAGCCCATTGATTGAAGATTTTGAGCCTATCATAGATACAGTGTTGGCTCCTGGAGATATTTTATACATTCCACCAGGATTCCCGCATCGTGGTTTCACCCTCGAGCCATCCATGAGCTACTCCATGGGCTTTAGAGCGCCATCACAGCAAGAATTGTTAGGTGAACTCGCGGACTATATGCTTGATAACCATTTAGGCCAGCAGCGCTTTGTGTCAAAAAGTGAAACCTTACCAGCCGCTATCTTAAGCGAGCAGCAGCAACAGGGGATCATGCAACTAGTTGCTGATTTAGCAGCCGATCCGCGTCAATATCAATCAGTGCTGGGACGCTTACTTAGCCAAAGCCGTTTTGATCTTGATATTAACGAGATGGAGCCTGAACTCACTGAAGATGAACTCGATGATGCCATCGCAGATGGTGCAACGCTGCAGCGCATTGGTGGCTTAAAGGTATTATTGCTTGAACATGATAATCAGTTGCGACTGTTTGCCAACGGCGATATTTTCCCATTGCCACAAGCGACTCCAGAGCAATTGAGTCAATTGGCCGAAGCTCGCTGTTTAAGCGCTGAGCAACTGACCTTACTGTGTGAGCAAGATGCGATTAAAGCCTTATTATTATCTTGGATAAACGCTGGCTATTATTATTTGACTGAATAATAACATGGTGGATGCTAAAGCTTGCTGTTAATGCAATGCAGACCCATTGAAATCAACATCACTGCCAACCTACATAAAAAGACAGAAGCCTAAGCTTCTGTCTTTTTTGTTATATAAAGCAATAGACTAAGCCCATAATGCCTCATCGTTTTGCATCAGATATAAGCTCTGGGCTCTTGAAATCAATAAGTTGGCAAATTTAGCTTGGGTTTTATCGCGCACAGCGCCCGAGCGAATGAGATTCTCAGCCTTTAATTGCCAATTGAGTGAAAAATGACGTAGCACTTCGCGGGGATTGGCCGCTGCGCCAACTTCAACCACATCCGTAGGTAAGTCACCAGAAATAACCCAGTAGGTTTTTTTAGCCGGTTTAGCGGTTTCCATTTTCCATACAGCAACATAAGGCGCAAGGTAGCGACTCTGATCGACCAGTACCTTACCCGGAATAATGCCTTTTTCGGCTAAAAATCGATTGGCCTTTTGAAATTGTTCACGGACCCAAATTTCACGCTGTTGCTCTAACGCTTGTTGTTGCTCAGGCGTTAATGTTTCCGGAACCGCAGATTTATCAGTCATCACACATTCCTTACTGCTTTTTATTTTGATAACAACATACTGCCTCAAGCCAGCGCTTGCCGCAACAAAACAGACACAAGCAAACCTCATTTAATCGGGTAAATAATCAAGTCATTGATGAAGTTGTTAATGCTGTATAAATATGGCAAGTAAAGTTGCCGAAAAAAGCGCCAAACACTTATCTCTGGGCTTGGTGCGACATTAGCAAAATGTTATCGTTAAGCAAATTCACAACAATCGTCTATCTGTAGGCATTCCACCACAGGGGTATTATCAGTGGCTGTTTTTAATCATGTTTCTTATGATGATCATAAAGAAGTCGTTTTCTGTCACGACCAAGCCAGTGGCTTAAAAGCCATTATTGCCGTTCATAACACTAATCTTGGTCCAGCCTTTGGTGGCTGTAGAATGTGGAACTATCAAAACGATGATGACGCCCTTAATGACGTCTTGCGTCTTTCCCGTGGCATGACCTATAAAAATGCCTTGGCCGGATTGGCTATGGGTGGCGGTAAATCTGTGATTATAGCTAACCCTAAGATCACCGACCGTGAAGCCCTATTTAAGGCTTTTGGGCGTTTTGTTCATAGCTTAGGTGGCCAATATTATTCGGCTGAAGATGTTGGTGTTAGCCCGAAAGATATTATGATTGCCCGTCAAGAAACACCCTATGTAGCTGGGTTAGAAGGTAAAAGCGGTGACCCTTCCCCCTTTACTGCACTTGGCACTTATTTAGGTATTAAGGCGGCCAACAAGCATAGAAATGGTTCCGATAGCTTGGCTGGACTTAAGATTTCAGTCCAAGGCATAGGTCATGTGGGATACCATCTGTGTCGCTATCTGCATAACGAAGGCGCCAAACTGATTGTGACAGATATCAATCAAGCCGCGCTAGCGCAAGTAGCAGCAGAATTTGACGCTAAAGTTGTCGCTCCGCAAGATATCTATCATCAAGAAGTGGATGTGTATTCACCTTGCGCGCTCGGTGCCACTCTAAATGATACGACCCTGCCATTGTTGAAAGCCGGTATTGTGGCAGGTTGTGCCAATAATCAATTGGCTGAATTACGCCATGGTGAACAGTTAAAAGCTATGGGTATTCTTTATGCTCCAGATTATGTAATTAATGCTGGCGGGATTATTAATGTCTCCTTTGAAAATAACTATGATGCCGCGCTATCAACGGAAAAAGTGAAGCAGATTTATCAAACCCTAGAAACTATTTTCGTTCAAGCAGACGCACAAAACCGTACCACTAATTCTGTAGCCGATGAAATGGCACGTAAAATCATTAACGCCGCCGCTTAAGTGTGAACGCGTGTGATTAATAGTCTTTAACTTTCTAGTCCTTTAAGTTAAAAACACTATCTAGCGCTTCGATAATGGCCATAGTAAACCTATGGCCTTAATTAGATGGTCCGCCTCACCCCTAAGCTAAGCTTAGGGTTAGGCAAACAAAGAGGCGAACCATCATGTCTACTATTAAAGTAATTGGGATCGATTTAGGCAAATCTTCTTTTCATCTTGTTGCTCATGACTATAGCGGTCGAGAGCAATTTCGAAAGCATTTATCTCGCGCAAAACTTATTGAGTTTTTAGCTCAAACACCCGCAACAATCATAGCCATGGAGTCATGTGGTGGCTCACATTGGCTCGCTCGAAAGTGCCAGTCTTTTGGGCACGAAGTTAAACTCATTCCTCCGCAGTACGTTAAACCTTACGTTAAAACTAATAAAAATGATTACATCGATGCTGATGCAATAGCGGAAGCATCAACACGCCCATCGATGCGCTTTGTTGGTGTTAAAACTGAAACTGCTCAGGTTATCTCAGTGATCCAACGTATTCGTTCTAGTTACGTAAAAGAGCGTACCGCGTGCATGTCCCGTATTGGAGCTATCTTGCTTGAATTTGGTATGAGCTTCCCTAAAGGGCATAGCAAGATGAAGAGCCTATTTCAATGGCTTGCTTATAGTAAAGAATCTATTCCTCAGATGTTAATGCAGGAGTTGATTGAGCATCACCAATACTATTTACAGCTTAATGAGCGTATTGCAGGTCAAGATAACAAGCTGAAACAGCTTGTCGAGCAAAATGAAGATGCTCAACTGCTTAAATCTATCCCAGGTGTGGGAAATTTAACAGCGAGTCAGTGTTTAGCGGATATCTCCGATGTGGGTCACTTTAAAAATGGACGACAGTTAGCCGCCTGGATAGGGCTTGTCCCACATCAATACTCAACTGGCGGCAAAACCACGCTTTTGGGGATAAGTAAGCGCGGCAACAAAGCGTTGAGGACGTTATTCATCCATGGTGCACGGTCGATTTTATCAAGGCCAGAGGTTGCAGTCGCTGTTTTTGGTGAATGGATTTTGGAGTTAAGAGCCAGAAAGCCATTTAACGTAGCGGTTGTCGCTTTGGCGAATAAGTTAGTGCGGATAGCGTGGTCAGTGTTATCGACCAAGCAAGCATTTGAAGTAAGAGTTTAAGCCGAGTTTGCAGATGATAAAAAAGATGGCAGAACGGTCAGACCACTAGATTGAAGACCTGACATAAAAAACAGCAACGCAGTATGCTTTGGGCTTTTTGAGGACAATCTAGCGCGGAACTCATCGTGGAGCGGGTGGTAGCACCTAATGAAGACTCCGAATACATTAGCGCAAACCAACCTCGTTATCGAAAATATCATTTGCAATAACGAGGCGGACCATACATTTTTATGTCTTGCTTGCCACAACACACGGCCATAGTGGTTCTATCAACATTGCCCTAGTGCCGCTTCAGAATAAATATTTCACAATCATGGCGACCGACTCAAGTCTTTGCTTGAATTAAATCAATACCTAAAAGCTAAGGATTGCGTATGGTTTACTTTGATTATTTTATCAATCAACAAGCACTGAAAATTGAGGCTAGCAATTGGTGTGGACTTGAAAGAGTACTGCTTAATGGCAAAGTAGTCTCATCAAAATTTAATTTCACGAACCAAAGCCAACACAATTTTGAACTCTTAAACGGCCAACAATGCTCATTGACCTTACACCTTGACCCCGTTAGCCAGCAATTGCGTTGCCGGATTTATAAAAACCAACATTTATTAACTAGCTTAGTCCCAAGTGCTGAACATCTTAAAATGAGTCAAAAGCAAACCAAACAAGTCATGGTCATCAGCTCCTTACTCGTACTGTTGACCATGATGTTACTCATGCCATGATATTAAATTTGCTATGCCACTTGCCATCTTGTGGAAGTGGTTTAGTGGTTTAGTGGTTTAGTGGTTTAACATAGCTTAAGCTGCTTACCATCAATACATACTTGGTAGGCTTGACTGTAGTTACCACTACCCGCCGTAGACGTTGTAATAGTTAATTGTGACTGGGCAGCATTAAGGGCCGTTTTAGTAATGAAGCCATCGCGGCTAATCACCAATCCTGATGCTAAGTCCCCGACATTAAGATCTTGATATAAAATCACAGTCATAGTTCCAATCGAGCGAGGCTCATACTGACCTTCACTGACCACCACACTCATACCATTATTCAGCGGCATAGATTGAGAAAAATAAGCCGCTTCAGTATTTGACTCACAAGGTGTGACGCTTACGTCTGTTGCCGCTAAAGGTGCGCCGCTCAACACAGCAATCAAGCCAAAAAATACTCCCCGAATTGATGAAGAAATAGGAGATACTTTACGATCAGGTTCTATTTTGCACAGAGATAACATAATCGACGTCCATGTTGATAGTGAAATGATTGAAATAAAGCTTAGGCGATAAAGAAGTAAAGGTGACAAAGCAGAAGCTCAACTAATCATAGCGATAGATAAACGCTACGCTGGGTAGTGTTCATAATTCTGTGTCATTTCAGTAAAATATTCAAAAACAGGAATGACACATGACCCAACCTTTTAACTTCGAACAAGCCCTTAAAGATCTGCAGTCAGGTAAAAGCCTCACAGGTAAAGACAGCATTCTTGGTCCACTGATCAAGCAACTCACTGAAGCGGCTCTCCAGGCTGAGCTTGAGCAGCATTTAGCGCATGATCCTCTGCCTAATCGTAAAAATGGCAAAACCCCTAAGACCATTAAGCATCCGTCCGGTAACTTTGAGTTAGACACCCCTAGAGACCGCAATGGCACTTTTGAGCCTCAGTTGATTAAGAAAAATCAAACTACGCTAACCGATGAAATCGAACGTAAAGTGTTATCGATGTTCAGTATAGGTATGAGCTATCGCGATATTAATCAACATGTTGAAGATATGTATGGGATCAATGTATCTAACGCAACAGTCAGTGCTATCACTGATAAACTCATCCCCGAACTTAAAGCGTGGCAACAGCGCCCATTAGATAGCCATTATCCTATCGTTTGGCTTGATGCGATACATTATAAAGTCAAAGAGGATGGGCGTTACGTCAGTAAAGCCGTTTACACATTGTTAGCGCTTAATATGAAAGGAAAAAAGGAAATTTTAGGGCTTCATTTATCCGAAAATGAAGGCGCTAATTACTGGCTATCCGTACTGACCGATCTTAATAATCGTGGTGTAAAAGATATTCTTATCGCCTGTGTTGACAGCTTGACCGGTTTCCCTGAGGCGATAGCCAGTATCTTCCCTAATACGGAAACACAGCTAGGTGTTATCCACCAGATCCGCAACTCAATGAAGTATGTCGCCTCAAAACATCAGAAAGCGTTTATGGCTGATTTAAAGCCTGTGTATCGAGCCGTGAGTAAAGAAGCCGCAGAGATGGCATTGGACGAACTGGAGGCCAAATGGGGTGATGCTTATCCGCTGGTAATCAACTCTTGGCGTCGCAAATGGCATAATTTGTCCCATTATTTTAGGTACCCAGAACATATCAGGAAAGTGATTTACACGACCAATGCCGTTGAGGCGGTACATCGCCAATTTAGAAAGCTCACCAAAACCAAAGGTGCTTTTCCTAATGAAAATAGCTTGTTGAAGCTACTTTATGCAGGCATATTAAACGCCTCAGATAAATGGACCATGCCAATCCACAATTGGAGCCTTTGTTTATCTCAGTTAGCGATTTATTTTGAAGGGCGTTTAGATAGCGTGCTAGAAATTTAAAAATTAGCCTGACACAGAATTTTGAACGCCCTCTCACACTATTTCAGTGAGCGATTGATTTTACTTAATAAAGCAATTAATTGAGTTTGCTCTTCTGCGGACAAACTTAGTAAATATTTTTGATTCACTTTGTCAGCCTCATACACCAAATCTTGCTCAAGCGCTTTAGCTTCAACGGTTAAAAATATTTGAAAGGCGCGACGATTGTCGGCTTCTTGATGACGAGTGATGTAGCCCAGCAGCTGCAACTGATCCAATAAACGCGTCATCGTATAGTTGGCGACATCGCAGCGTTTCGACAGCTCAGTTTGACTAATACCTTCTTCCTGCCATAAAGCGAACAGCACAGGCCAAAGCTTAATATCTAATTGATAGCGTTTTAAGCGCTCATCCAATTCATGTTGAAGAGCCACATTAAGGTGACTAATCAAATATCCAAGGTGTTCATAATGCTTCAAAAGTCACCTCCTATCATGTTGCGGCTAACGAGAATTGTCGTTACCAACCAGACCTACATTAGCCAGACAAGTCCTGTGCCCTTACTTAATACTATCAGCTTGCCCGCAATAAACTAGCTGAGATTTTCATTTAGTTTATGGCTTAGCCGCGCCATTTATTTTGCTCTAATGATTCCATAAGCTTGTAAAAAGCTAACTATTACAGCGTTAGCACAAATCCAATAACGCCTCGATTGGATGCCTTGGTCTAAAGTGGGCAAAACGTTTCACTTGGCTACGGCATGAATAGCCAGAGACCAAGATTTGTTCCGCGGGTATTTCAGCTAGGCTCGGCTGCCAAGAAAGGCTGAATAAGGTTTTGGAGCGGTTGATATTCACCAGTTCATGGCCATAAGTGCCTGCCATACCGCAGCAACCTAAATTTTTAACCGTGAGATTGGCACCAAAATGACTAAAAATTTGCTGCCATTGTTTACCAGTTTCAGGCTTTGCCGTGGACTCAGTGCAATGGCTCAACCATACGAAACTCGCTGTTTTTGCTAACGCTTCTTTATCTGTTTTAGATAATAACTTGCTAGGGGTTTTACGGGTAGCCAATACCGTCATTAGCCATTCATTGGCTAGCAACACATTAAAATCACCACGCTTAGCACCTAGGACTTGGCGATATTCATCGCGATAACAAAGCACAAGCGCCGGATCAACCCCGATTAATGGCATACCTAGTTGCGATAACTGGTTAAGAAAATCTGCGCTGTTTTGAGCAATCTTGGCAAACTTTGATAAAAAACCTTTGATATGCGCAGGCTTGCCGTTGGGGGTATATGGCAGTAATACCGGCTTAAGCCCAAGTTTTTCAATTAACAATACCAAGCGATACATCAGCTCAGCATCATAAAAGCTATTAAAAGGATCTTGCACAATAAGCACATAATGATGGCGATCGCGTTCAGCTATGGCTTGTAAATCTTCTAAGTCATACCCTAAACAGGCGTGCCCTTGCAGGCGGTTAACAAGATTAGGTGACGATAAATCTGGAGTATCAACATAACCCAATGTCTGCTTTATCAACCAGCGGCTAACAGTGTTATTGCTTACGGCGTTAACAAGCTTAGGTGTTTTCGCCAGTTCAGCAATGCCATCTTCAAGCCCTGCTACCAGATAATCTTTTAGCGGCCGCTGATATCTTTGATAGTAGATATTAAAAAATTCAGCTCTAAACTTAGGGACATCCACTTTTACAGGGCATTGACTAGAGCAGGCCTTACAAGCCAAGCAGCCTTGCAAGGATGCCATGACTTCATGGGAATAATCGTATTCTTTATGTTTGGCTAAAGAATTACGCCAGCGCGTCCATAAAGGCAAAGGCTTGGCCTTAGCTAATTCAATAACATCAACACCTTGTAACTCAAGTAAGCGTAACCATTCACGCATTAATCCAGTACGGCCTTTGGGCGAATGTATTCTATCGCCAGTCACTTTAAAGGATGGGCACATAGGAGATAAATTGCTGTAGTTAAAGCATAAGCCATTACCATTACAATTCATCACATCAGGATAAGCCTGTTGCACTGCGATAGGGATCTGTCTATCAAAGGTGCCACGCTTAATACTGTCGATATTATATTTAAGCGCTCCAGCGTCTGGTGGATTCACTAATTTGCCAGGGTTAAGCTGATTGTTGGGGTCAAACCAACCTTTAATCTGACGCAATAAGCCGTATAACTCGTCACCAAATACTGCTGGGCCATATTCTCCCCGCACGCCTTTACCGTGCTCCCCCCACATTAAACCGCCGTATTTACGGGTCAATGCGGCCACTTCATCCGACAAGGTTCTCAGTAGGGCTTCATCATTAGGATCGCACATATCAAGCGCTGGGCGCACATGCAAGACACCGGCATCCACATGCCCAAACATACCGTATTCTAAATTTTTACTGTCTAATAATGCCCTAAACTCCAGAATGAAATCCGCTAAGGATTGCGGCGGTACAGCGGTATCTTCGGCAAAGGCAATGGGTTTACGCCGCCCTTTGGTAGCGCCCAATAAACCCACAGCTTTCTTGCGCATACTATAAATTAATTCAACGCTGGCTAAATCATCACAAGATTGCCATCCAAGCACCCCAGGATTGTCTTGCTGTAGCAACTGTTCAAGATGCTTGAGTTTGGCCTCAACTTGCTCTTTATCACCGGCAAACTCCACCATGTTAAGCCCCATGATGGTTTTACCTTCAACCTCGGTAATTAAGGAGGCAATTGAGTGCCAAATGATATCTTGGCGCGCAAGATCCAGCACTTTAGAGTCTATGGTTTCAACCACTGTGGCACGAGCATTAACTAAGGTTGGCGCATGCCTTAATGCAGAC is from Shewanella sp. SNU WT4 and encodes:
- a CDS encoding FAD-binding and (Fe-S)-binding domain-containing protein — encoded protein: MTKPLPRITHEHTQETIFSVYLTALASEWGGDIDNSYAARLAQATDNSVYQFLPQAVIYPRNQQDIQRALMLAKQPQFAKVYFSARGGGTGTNGQSLTHGIVMDLSRYLNQVLEVNVNEGWVRVQAGVVKDQLNDVLRPYGFFFSPDLSTSNRATIGGMINTDASGAGSLVYGKTSDHVLGLTSVLSDGFVLNTSPIVATALPDYIEQLDSPIAQTLARNIANHCKAQRNLILQQFPELNRFLTGYDLKHVWNDELTVFDLSRVITGSEGTLAVVTEAKLNITALPKCRLLVNIKYDSFESALRHAPTLVNARATVVETIDSKVLDLARQDIIWHSIASLITEVEGKTIMGLNMVEFAGDKEQVEAKLKHLEQLLQQDNPGVLGWQSCDDLASVELIYSMRKKAVGLLGATKGRRKPIAFAEDTAVPPQSLADFILEFRALLDSKNLEYGMFGHVDAGVLHVRPALDMCDPNDEALLRTLSDEVAALTRKYGGLMWGEHGKGVRGEYGPAVFGDELYGLLRQIKGWFDPNNQLNPGKLVNPPDAGALKYNIDSIKRGTFDRQIPIAVQQAYPDVMNCNGNGLCFNYSNLSPMCPSFKVTGDRIHSPKGRTGLMREWLRLLELQGVDVIELAKAKPLPLWTRWRNSLAKHKEYDYSHEVMASLQGCLACKACSSQCPVKVDVPKFRAEFFNIYYQRYQRPLKDYLVAGLEDGIAELAKTPKLVNAVSNNTVSRWLIKQTLGYVDTPDLSSPNLVNRLQGHACLGYDLEDLQAIAERDRHHYVLIVQDPFNSFYDAELMYRLVLLIEKLGLKPVLLPYTPNGKPAHIKGFLSKFAKIAQNSADFLNQLSQLGMPLIGVDPALVLCYRDEYRQVLGAKRGDFNVLLANEWLMTVLATRKTPSKLLSKTDKEALAKTASFVWLSHCTESTAKPETGKQWQQIFSHFGANLTVKNLGCCGMAGTYGHELVNINRSKTLFSLSWQPSLAEIPAEQILVSGYSCRSQVKRFAHFRPRHPIEALLDLC